In a genomic window of Infirmifilum sp. NZ:
- a CDS encoding thiamine pyrophosphate-dependent enzyme codes for MSEARFIRTLKEIPRAEYFAPGHRLCAGCGIPQVVRMALKAVPDPKVVVNATGCLEVATTIFPYTSWGVPWVHVAFENSAAVASGIESAFKILSKKYGKKKPKVIVFAGDGGTFDIGFQALSGALERGHDLIYICYDNEAYMNTGIQRSGATPKGAHTTTSPSGKVIPGKLERKKNLIEIAIAHGVPYAATMNPAFPVDMYNKLVKAASFSGPVVLHYFSPCPTGWYFDPSRSIEVARLAVQTRIWPLYEYENGKIRITVPVKEPKPIEDYFKLQGRFRHLLEPQNRWLLEEIKRDIEENWNRLVKLASQS; via the coding sequence GTGAGTGAGGCGAGGTTCATTAGGACTTTAAAGGAAATTCCAAGAGCAGAGTACTTTGCTCCAGGTCATAGGCTGTGCGCTGGATGCGGCATACCTCAGGTAGTCAGGATGGCTTTAAAAGCCGTGCCGGATCCCAAGGTGGTTGTTAACGCCACGGGATGCCTGGAGGTCGCTACCACTATATTCCCCTATACAAGCTGGGGGGTTCCATGGGTCCACGTAGCCTTTGAGAACTCGGCGGCAGTAGCCAGTGGCATTGAATCTGCGTTTAAGATTCTAAGTAAGAAGTACGGCAAGAAGAAGCCTAAAGTCATTGTCTTCGCCGGCGACGGCGGTACGTTCGATATAGGATTCCAGGCTTTGAGCGGTGCACTCGAGAGGGGGCATGACCTCATATACATATGCTACGACAACGAGGCCTACATGAACACTGGGATCCAGAGGAGCGGGGCAACACCCAAGGGAGCCCACACCACCACCAGCCCCTCTGGGAAAGTGATACCCGGGAAGCTTGAGAGGAAGAAGAACCTCATTGAGATAGCGATCGCGCACGGGGTCCCATATGCCGCCACGATGAACCCAGCCTTTCCAGTCGACATGTACAACAAGCTCGTTAAGGCCGCTTCCTTCAGCGGTCCCGTAGTGCTACACTACTTCAGCCCGTGTCCAACTGGCTGGTACTTTGACCCCTCAAGGAGTATCGAGGTCGCAAGGCTGGCCGTCCAGACGCGGATATGGCCGCTCTACGAGTACGAGAATGGCAAGATAAGGATCACAGTTCCCGTGAAGGAACCGAAACCCATAGAGGACTATTTCAAGCTTCAGGGTAGGTTCCGACATCTGCTAGAGCCGCAGAACAGGTGGCTCCTCGAGGAAATCAAGAGAGACATCGAGGAGAACTGGAACCGCCTGGTTAAGCTTGCCTCCCAATCCTAA
- the porA gene encoding pyruvate ferredoxin oxidoreductase: protein MRGKLVGMNGDRAVAYAVKQAEVDVISAYPITPQTIIVETLAEYVNNGELDAAFIPVESEHTALSAAVGASLAGARVFTATSSQGLALMYEILWIAAGLRTTIVMAMGNRALSPNINIHCSHDDAYAARDTGWLQFFAENVQEAYDLTLVSFRISEDRRVLFPSIVNLDGFILTHALEGLYVLEDSDVKAFLPKKEPVNPIDPDKPATYGPLDLFDWYMEHKRNQFESLESVRPVIREVFEEYGELTGRRYAPVKTFNVEGSDVVLMVLGSSAGTVRYAIRRLAERGKKVGVVSLTQYRPFPARELREALRGASVVAVMDRSVSFGSPGAQLFMDVSASLVNSKAKPLLYNVIYGLGGRDLTPAHVERIVEISEAVLKKGEAPESPIWVGLRGEE from the coding sequence ATGAGAGGTAAGCTTGTTGGGATGAACGGCGATAGAGCGGTAGCTTACGCCGTGAAGCAGGCAGAGGTAGACGTCATATCAGCCTACCCAATTACGCCGCAGACAATAATTGTTGAAACTCTTGCGGAGTACGTGAACAACGGCGAGTTAGACGCGGCTTTTATTCCCGTGGAGAGCGAGCACACAGCTTTATCTGCAGCTGTGGGGGCGTCGCTAGCTGGTGCAAGGGTCTTCACCGCCACATCCAGTCAGGGGCTAGCGCTAATGTACGAGATCCTATGGATAGCAGCGGGTCTCAGAACGACGATTGTGATGGCGATGGGCAACCGCGCCTTATCACCCAATATAAACATCCACTGCTCTCACGATGATGCTTACGCGGCGCGCGACACTGGCTGGTTGCAGTTCTTCGCGGAAAACGTTCAGGAAGCCTACGATCTGACGCTGGTGTCGTTCAGAATCTCTGAGGATCGGAGGGTTCTCTTCCCCAGCATTGTGAACCTTGATGGCTTCATCTTGACTCATGCTCTTGAGGGGCTATACGTGCTTGAAGACTCTGACGTGAAGGCGTTCCTGCCAAAGAAAGAGCCTGTGAACCCCATCGACCCGGACAAACCTGCTACCTATGGGCCTCTGGACCTCTTCGACTGGTACATGGAGCACAAGCGTAATCAGTTTGAGTCTCTAGAGTCGGTGAGGCCAGTTATAAGGGAGGTCTTTGAGGAGTACGGCGAACTAACCGGTAGGAGGTATGCGCCGGTCAAAACATTCAACGTCGAAGGGTCAGACGTGGTTCTCATGGTCCTGGGTAGCTCTGCTGGCACTGTGAGGTACGCTATCAGGAGGCTCGCCGAGAGGGGAAAGAAGGTGGGGGTAGTGAGCCTGACACAGTACAGACCGTTCCCAGCCAGGGAGCTCCGTGAAGCTCTGAGAGGGGCCTCGGTGGTCGCGGTTATGGATCGTAGTGTCAGCTTTGGTAGCCCTGGAGCACAGCTGTTCATGGACGTGTCTGCGTCGCTTGTTAACTCTAAAGCGAAGCCGCTATTGTACAACGTTATATATGGTCTTGGCGGTAGGGACCTCACGCCGGCGCACGTTGAAAGGATCGTCGAGATCTCGGAGGCCGTTTTAAAGAAGGGTGAAGCTCCGGAAAGCCCTATATGGGTGGGGTTGAGAGGTGAGGAGTAG
- the porD gene encoding pyruvate synthase subunit PorD: protein MKIKSWRDLPLGGIIPEPKTSLYNKTGNWRAMKPVLDNGKCIKCLLCWIHCPEPAILRGDDDSVQIDYDYCKGCGICANVCPVHAIEMRLEV, encoded by the coding sequence TTGAAGATCAAATCGTGGAGGGATCTCCCTCTAGGGGGGATAATACCCGAGCCGAAAACGAGCCTCTATAACAAGACCGGGAACTGGCGGGCGATGAAGCCGGTCCTGGACAACGGCAAGTGCATAAAGTGCTTGCTGTGCTGGATTCACTGCCCGGAGCCAGCCATACTGAGAGGGGACGACGACTCCGTTCAGATAGATTACGATTACTGTAAGGGGTGCGGGATATGCGCGAACGTTTGCCCGGTTCACGCGATAGAGATGAGGCTTGAGGTGTAA
- a CDS encoding 2-oxoacid:acceptor oxidoreductase family protein, which translates to MYEVRWHGRGGQGVVTSSELLALSALKEGKYVYHAPEFGPERRGAPVRAYTRISDQPIELHSSIYNPDAVVVIDPSLHNEVQYITQGLKSGGLIVLNSQKPPEGLLKIARELGAKVWLVDAYGIAMAIFGRPFYNTPMLGAFARASEVVKLETVLGVIAERFGRDPKLAESNAVAVKKAYEMVKEYEW; encoded by the coding sequence ATCTACGAGGTGCGTTGGCACGGTCGAGGAGGGCAGGGTGTTGTGACTTCCAGCGAGCTACTCGCGTTGTCGGCACTAAAGGAGGGTAAGTACGTGTACCACGCGCCAGAGTTCGGCCCTGAAAGGCGGGGGGCGCCCGTCAGGGCATACACGAGGATCAGTGATCAACCCATAGAGCTGCACTCAAGCATATACAACCCCGACGCTGTGGTAGTGATCGACCCCTCTCTCCACAACGAGGTGCAGTATATAACGCAGGGGCTTAAAAGCGGCGGGCTCATAGTCCTGAACTCGCAGAAGCCTCCTGAAGGCTTGCTGAAAATTGCCAGGGAGCTCGGGGCAAAAGTGTGGCTCGTCGATGCCTACGGCATCGCGATGGCGATATTTGGCAGGCCATTCTACAACACTCCGATGCTTGGTGCATTCGCCCGGGCGAGCGAGGTCGTGAAGCTCGAGACCGTACTCGGTGTTATCGCGGAGAGGTTCGGCAGGGACCCGAAGCTCGCTGAAAGCAATGCTGTTGCTGTGAAGAAAGCGTACGAGATGGTGAAGGAGTATGAGTGGTGA
- a CDS encoding AbrB/MazE/SpoVT family DNA-binding domain-containing protein has translation MGVVMAERRRGVKGLGIESLPYRIKMYSNNQVLVPASLVRKLGLRDVVEAQVTIRYAGLEHTFTARLLKTKYTDSRQFTLPKELREKLSIPPGAEVEVVSIKPLKVHE, from the coding sequence GTGGGAGTGGTTATGGCGGAGAGACGTCGTGGAGTAAAAGGACTTGGGATAGAGTCTTTGCCGTATAGGATAAAGATGTACTCCAACAATCAGGTCCTCGTGCCGGCCAGCCTCGTGAGAAAGCTCGGGTTGCGGGACGTCGTTGAGGCTCAGGTGACGATAAGGTATGCCGGCTTGGAGCACACGTTTACGGCGAGGCTTCTTAAGACGAAGTACACGGATTCCAGGCAGTTCACCTTGCCTAAGGAGTTGCGCGAAAAACTCTCCATACCGCCGGGCGCTGAGGTAGAAGTCGTGAGTATAAAGCCGCTCAAGGTGCATGAGTGA
- the serS gene encoding serine--tRNA ligase, producing the protein MWSILYYLRNDPEKLRWNLKARFMDPSLVDEALKLDEMWRAKKREYDEARHELNKVSEQIGKLPAQERERAVSEARRLREKLQAIERELSSLESERESILRRIPNIIHESVPIGPDETFNVPVRYWGKPRVPREFLEAFLRETREKGFNVEYEVTDWKPVGHADFLEGKGLTSTEKASEVAGSRFYYAFDDLVWLDIALTMYALECLAKKGFTILQPPLMLKQGVLEGVISFDDFRDMVYKIENEDLYLIGTAEHPIAALHANDVIAEKDLPLLYAGISPSFRKEAGAHGKDMKGIFRVHHFNKVEQFVFSHPDESWEWHEKLIKNAEELWQGLGIPYRVVNIASGDLGVVAAKKYDLEAWMPAQGKYREMVSCSNCTDWQSYRLNIRYAEVKGAPSKGYVHTLNSTALAIQRTITAIVENYQTPDGYVKVPSVLRKYLEPVEPRLKVFVF; encoded by the coding sequence ATGTGGTCAATACTCTACTACTTGAGAAACGATCCTGAAAAGCTCAGGTGGAACTTAAAGGCGCGGTTCATGGATCCTTCTCTTGTAGATGAGGCGCTGAAGCTCGACGAGATGTGGCGCGCAAAGAAGCGAGAGTACGATGAAGCTCGGCACGAGCTGAACAAGGTGTCCGAGCAGATAGGTAAGCTACCGGCCCAAGAGAGGGAGAGGGCTGTAAGCGAGGCCCGGAGGCTCCGTGAAAAGCTGCAGGCTATCGAGAGGGAGCTGTCGTCCCTGGAGAGCGAGAGGGAGAGCATCCTCAGGAGGATCCCTAATATCATCCACGAGAGTGTGCCTATAGGCCCTGACGAGACGTTCAACGTTCCGGTGCGCTACTGGGGCAAGCCGCGCGTGCCCCGAGAGTTCCTCGAGGCGTTCCTCAGGGAGACGAGGGAGAAGGGGTTCAACGTCGAGTACGAGGTCACCGACTGGAAACCCGTCGGGCACGCGGACTTCCTAGAGGGTAAAGGGCTTACCAGCACGGAGAAAGCGTCTGAGGTTGCCGGCTCCCGGTTTTACTACGCGTTCGATGACCTTGTTTGGCTGGATATAGCCCTTACGATGTACGCTCTCGAGTGCCTGGCCAAGAAAGGCTTCACCATACTCCAGCCGCCCCTAATGCTTAAGCAGGGAGTGCTTGAGGGGGTGATCAGCTTCGACGACTTCAGGGACATGGTGTACAAGATAGAAAACGAGGATCTCTACCTGATAGGCACAGCCGAGCACCCCATAGCCGCTTTACACGCGAACGACGTTATTGCCGAGAAAGACCTCCCCCTCCTCTACGCTGGCATTAGCCCCTCTTTCCGCAAGGAAGCCGGGGCTCACGGGAAAGACATGAAAGGCATATTCCGCGTACACCACTTCAACAAGGTGGAGCAGTTCGTTTTCTCGCACCCCGACGAGTCCTGGGAGTGGCACGAGAAACTGATCAAAAACGCCGAGGAGCTGTGGCAGGGCCTAGGCATCCCCTACAGGGTGGTCAACATCGCTTCAGGCGACCTAGGCGTGGTAGCCGCGAAGAAGTACGACCTCGAGGCCTGGATGCCGGCTCAGGGGAAGTACAGGGAGATGGTCTCCTGCAGCAACTGCACTGATTGGCAGAGCTACAGGCTCAACATTAGGTACGCGGAGGTGAAAGGCGCGCCGAGCAAGGGGTACGTCCACACGCTGAACAGCACCGCGCTAGCTATCCAGCGAACGATAACGGCGATAGTTGAAAACTACCAGACACCTGACGGTTACGTGAAGGTGCCAAGCGTGCTGAGAAAGTACCTGGAGCCCGTCGAGCCCAGGCTAAAAGTCTTCGTTTTCTAA
- a CDS encoding translation initiation factor IF-5A — MSTRPEEAGNIKVGSFIVIDGEPCKVVEVEKSKTGKHGSAKARIVGIGFFDGAKRSIVVPTDAKVDVPMIRKFNAQVVSITGDYLQLMSLDDYSTFEVPMPAEEEIKSKLSEGAEVEVWEVMGRYKIMRVRS; from the coding sequence ATGAGCACGCGCCCGGAGGAGGCTGGAAACATTAAGGTTGGGTCTTTCATAGTCATCGACGGGGAGCCCTGCAAGGTCGTGGAGGTTGAGAAGAGCAAGACCGGGAAGCACGGCTCGGCTAAAGCGAGGATAGTCGGCATAGGCTTCTTCGACGGGGCCAAGAGGAGCATCGTGGTCCCGACAGACGCTAAGGTCGACGTGCCGATGATAAGGAAGTTCAACGCGCAGGTTGTGTCGATCACCGGAGACTACCTACAGCTGATGAGCCTGGATGACTACAGCACGTTTGAGGTCCCCATGCCCGCAGAGGAGGAAATCAAGAGCAAGCTGTCGGAGGGGGCAGAAGTGGAGGTATGGGAGGTTATGGGCCGCTATAAGATAATGCGCGTAAGAAGCTAA
- a CDS encoding MFS transporter, whose translation MRWSELPRSARYYILYHAMVAPLLFTWYMVPYDFLEEGYTVLELGILLTAVNVFSIPAKFLVGRYFTFHDVKKGLLLIDVLESTSLLLLYFATGSMVPLFVGVSLLVSNVAATLYPLYQAYERAVYPEDRMKEALVWHMSLPEAAAVLSYPFLGYVFGVLCPSLDCVRNGFLVFAAVDMMLALYILRFFQPVVLREEEENASILEDLKALVQVLRGKLRLYFAVNVLYLLAWRLVPTFVVVNYIVEEYGGNLFHVALLEASVSLATVASMFVVNEIPERHGFHTMMLSVIGAAIATLIFYAKPPFEILLLLGFAARMFDSAWFVFNRNWLFKTVSREEAALISAGVSALNSTMFLAMPLVTGTLAAISPSLPYLAGFLLMVSTLPLLLKASKTRKNG comes from the coding sequence GTGAGATGGAGCGAGCTACCGAGGTCAGCTAGGTACTACATTCTTTACCATGCCATGGTGGCGCCGCTCCTCTTCACGTGGTATATGGTACCCTATGACTTCCTCGAAGAGGGATACACTGTGCTGGAGCTGGGAATACTCCTCACAGCCGTGAATGTTTTCTCGATACCGGCGAAGTTCCTGGTTGGCAGGTACTTCACGTTCCACGATGTAAAGAAGGGGTTGCTGCTCATCGACGTGCTGGAATCTACGTCGCTACTCCTCCTCTACTTTGCTACGGGAAGCATGGTTCCGCTCTTTGTGGGGGTCTCGCTCCTTGTATCGAACGTAGCCGCAACACTGTACCCGCTCTACCAGGCGTACGAGAGGGCAGTTTACCCTGAGGACAGGATGAAGGAGGCTCTTGTGTGGCACATGAGCCTGCCGGAGGCCGCGGCAGTGCTTAGCTACCCATTCTTGGGCTATGTGTTCGGCGTGCTGTGTCCGAGCTTAGACTGCGTCAGGAACGGCTTCCTGGTCTTCGCGGCGGTTGACATGATGCTGGCCCTGTATATCCTGAGGTTTTTCCAGCCAGTAGTTCTGAGAGAGGAGGAAGAAAACGCGTCCATACTGGAGGATCTCAAAGCCCTAGTCCAGGTGCTCAGAGGTAAGCTAAGGCTGTACTTCGCGGTCAACGTGCTGTACCTGCTGGCTTGGCGGCTCGTCCCAACCTTCGTCGTTGTAAATTACATCGTTGAGGAGTATGGCGGGAACCTCTTCCATGTAGCACTGCTGGAGGCATCGGTAAGCCTTGCCACTGTAGCCTCAATGTTCGTCGTAAACGAAATACCGGAGCGCCACGGCTTCCATACAATGATGCTTTCCGTCATAGGCGCGGCTATCGCAACGCTCATATTTTACGCGAAGCCACCCTTCGAAATACTGCTCCTCCTCGGCTTCGCTGCGAGAATGTTTGATTCGGCGTGGTTTGTCTTTAACAGGAACTGGCTCTTCAAAACAGTATCTAGGGAAGAGGCGGCTCTGATCTCCGCGGGTGTATCGGCGTTGAACTCCACGATGTTCTTAGCAATGCCCTTAGTTACGGGCACGCTTGCTGCGATATCCCCGAGCTTGCCATACCTTGCAGGGTTCCTACTGATGGTTTCTACACTACCACTCTTATTAAAGGCGTCAAAGACGAGAAAGAACGGATAG
- a CDS encoding ABC transporter permease codes for MARTPRLLEAAKVNLRHLATFYYEEISNIAVWWVWNIPFQLLQVVFTLLLFKYYALAFGGSSSLYGGNFMAFIISGLMVNALLDSALTVYYEAIGALYLGRVGLGGVHLSRRDYLQLAGVSPLTFVFARVSWRFLMEAVMFALYLVIGVAFFNFPVSTWGDPALAAGIILLGVIACSGLGLISASMYWIAGSYRGVEPISWFVRLAVPLVAGVYVPTEVLPHELRLLGSMLPQTYVIGAVREVMLRGAKLPEVAPSLAVLAFQAAVLVPLGLLLLRFSLSLARKRATMY; via the coding sequence GTGGCTAGGACGCCACGCCTGCTGGAGGCTGCCAAGGTCAACCTGAGGCACTTGGCTACCTTCTACTACGAGGAGATATCAAACATTGCGGTCTGGTGGGTTTGGAACATCCCATTCCAGCTCCTTCAAGTGGTCTTCACGTTGCTCCTCTTCAAATACTATGCCCTGGCCTTCGGGGGGTCGAGCAGTCTCTATGGAGGCAACTTCATGGCGTTCATAATCTCAGGGCTTATGGTTAACGCGCTCCTGGACAGCGCCCTCACAGTTTACTATGAGGCTATAGGGGCCCTCTACCTAGGCAGAGTGGGGCTGGGAGGAGTCCACCTCTCGAGGAGGGATTACCTACAGCTAGCTGGAGTATCACCGCTCACCTTCGTATTCGCCAGGGTCAGCTGGAGGTTCCTTATGGAGGCAGTGATGTTCGCCCTGTACCTGGTTATCGGGGTAGCGTTTTTCAACTTCCCGGTCTCTACGTGGGGGGACCCCGCTCTCGCTGCGGGAATAATCCTGCTCGGCGTGATCGCCTGCAGCGGCCTAGGCTTAATCTCCGCCTCGATGTACTGGATCGCCGGCTCCTACAGGGGGGTCGAGCCCATCTCCTGGTTTGTAAGGCTGGCGGTCCCTCTGGTGGCGGGGGTCTACGTACCTACCGAGGTCCTGCCCCACGAGCTAAGGCTGCTAGGGAGCATGCTACCTCAGACCTACGTGATCGGCGCAGTCAGGGAGGTGATGCTTAGGGGGGCGAAGCTACCTGAGGTTGCACCCAGCCTAGCAGTGCTGGCTTTTCAGGCAGCAGTACTGGTCCCCCTCGGCCTCCTACTCCTTAGGTTCTCCCTCTCGCTCGCCAGGAAAAGGGCCACAATGTACTGA
- a CDS encoding ABC transporter ATP-binding protein produces the protein MSGEVIRTEGLTRVYKVLSRGFYDPGVYYETLGGRFLYEVLMRAVVGEVEVRALDGVSIRVRKGEFVCLLGPNGSGKTTLIKILATLIPPTSGRAEVMGYDVEKDRDEVVKHVTYIPSVMGATAWAQLRLTVRQNLRIMSRLFGIDLEEVLGAARRLGLSEVMDRPLGSLSTGQQARVGLLIGILRRTPVYLLDEPMMGLSPEAVRTVKDYLGKLNREFGVTILYATHHPLEIQEEASRVIILRNGRVVADGGVEELIKRAKVEESVQMEVYNAYFDLRHALEGLRELGVRYVSLRGLSPEEGRYEVALGVENADEVLPRLLERLVSEGAKIVRLKVKRANLEDAYLYYVGGTGG, from the coding sequence GTGAGCGGTGAGGTCATACGCACGGAGGGGCTAACGAGGGTTTACAAAGTCCTAAGCCGGGGGTTCTACGACCCAGGTGTTTACTACGAGACGCTGGGAGGGAGGTTCCTGTACGAGGTGCTCATGCGCGCCGTCGTGGGGGAGGTTGAGGTCCGCGCGCTGGACGGGGTCTCGATAAGGGTTAGGAAGGGCGAGTTTGTCTGCCTTCTGGGCCCGAACGGCTCTGGGAAGACCACGCTGATCAAGATCCTTGCGACCTTAATCCCTCCGACTAGTGGAAGGGCCGAGGTCATGGGCTACGACGTCGAGAAGGATAGAGACGAGGTCGTTAAGCACGTCACCTACATACCCTCTGTGATGGGGGCGACCGCGTGGGCCCAGCTCAGGCTCACTGTGAGGCAGAACCTGAGGATAATGTCGCGGCTCTTCGGCATAGACCTCGAGGAAGTCCTGGGGGCGGCCAGGAGGCTAGGACTCTCGGAGGTGATGGACAGGCCTCTGGGGTCCCTGTCGACTGGGCAGCAAGCCAGGGTCGGCTTGCTCATCGGGATCCTCAGGAGGACCCCCGTTTACCTGCTCGACGAGCCGATGATGGGCTTGAGCCCTGAGGCCGTGAGGACGGTCAAGGACTACCTAGGCAAGCTGAACAGGGAGTTCGGCGTCACGATACTCTACGCCACCCACCACCCCCTGGAGATCCAGGAGGAGGCCAGCAGGGTTATCATTCTTAGGAACGGCAGGGTCGTAGCGGATGGGGGAGTCGAGGAGCTGATAAAGCGGGCGAAGGTTGAGGAGTCCGTGCAGATGGAGGTCTACAACGCGTACTTCGACCTGAGGCATGCGCTGGAGGGGTTGAGGGAGCTCGGAGTGAGGTATGTAAGCCTCAGGGGTCTGAGTCCCGAGGAGGGCAGGTACGAGGTAGCGCTGGGGGTTGAAAACGCGGATGAGGTGTTGCCCAGGTTGCTGGAGAGGCTTGTATCAGAGGGGGCTAAGATCGTCAGGCTGAAGGTGAAGAGAGCGAACCTCGAGGACGCGTACCTTTACTACGTGGGTGGGACAGGTGGCTAG
- a CDS encoding pantetheine-phosphate adenylyltransferase, producing the protein MAKASGKPCRKGVVGGTFSLLHEGHKLLLGFAAERSESLLVGVTADELARSKGHPVEPFRERVDAVLRYLSEVSPGLGVEVVEIHDVYGPAVDDGEADCIFVSEETLHGAFLINILRRIKGLPPLRIYAVEILTVGGVRLSSTLLWKTKLGRR; encoded by the coding sequence GTGGCGAAAGCTTCCGGGAAGCCCTGCAGGAAGGGTGTGGTCGGCGGAACCTTCTCCCTGCTCCATGAAGGCCACAAGCTGCTCCTCGGATTCGCGGCTGAGCGCTCTGAGAGCCTGCTTGTGGGTGTGACTGCGGACGAGCTGGCTAGGAGTAAGGGCCACCCTGTTGAGCCCTTCCGGGAGCGCGTGGACGCTGTCCTGAGGTACCTCAGCGAGGTGAGCCCCGGCTTAGGCGTGGAAGTTGTCGAGATCCACGATGTGTACGGGCCAGCGGTGGACGACGGGGAGGCCGACTGCATTTTCGTGTCGGAGGAAACGCTGCACGGTGCTTTCCTGATCAATATCTTGAGGCGAATTAAAGGCCTACCGCCCTTACGGATATACGCCGTTGAGATACTAACGGTTGGAGGGGTGAGGCTCTCCAGCACTCTCCTCTGGAAGACTAAGCTCGGGCGGAGATGA
- a CDS encoding MraY family glycosyltransferase: MNILVPVVGLFISFLLVRLTAEPLISYLRARGLVRPDAHKPGSPEVAHSGGVILFLGVSVAVALAALAAEPTASARVLVAFASAAICFAVGLVDDIKILRGPVKTLLSILGILPILVVGVTSPGLIEWGRPELPLIGRLRLTIIYWALMPISVAGAANVVNMLDVMNGVVPGTSIVIFSALALIGAILNREATLTLSLITLGALLAYYRYNAYPARVFNGDSGSLFLGALIGALAVVDHLEFVALTLLLPHILNGFFILVSFRGFREHREVRKRPILVDSDGTLRANSDPEAPLSLTRLILAVGGPSSEREVAKAYVAIEIFAAALAVLSALLTPTR; the protein is encoded by the coding sequence ATGAACATCCTGGTACCCGTCGTGGGACTTTTCATCTCCTTCCTACTAGTCAGGCTGACAGCGGAGCCGCTGATCAGCTACCTTAGAGCCCGAGGCCTCGTGCGGCCGGACGCTCACAAGCCCGGGAGCCCGGAGGTTGCTCATAGTGGCGGTGTGATCCTCTTCCTCGGCGTCTCCGTGGCTGTTGCCCTAGCAGCACTGGCCGCCGAGCCCACGGCTTCCGCTAGGGTGCTGGTGGCCTTCGCGAGCGCGGCCATATGCTTCGCCGTGGGGCTCGTCGACGACATTAAGATACTGAGAGGCCCTGTGAAGACGCTCCTAAGCATCCTCGGGATACTACCAATACTCGTGGTCGGCGTCACTAGCCCGGGTCTGATAGAGTGGGGTAGGCCCGAGCTACCCCTGATCGGGAGGTTGAGGCTCACCATAATATACTGGGCCCTCATGCCTATCTCAGTCGCGGGCGCTGCGAACGTCGTGAACATGCTGGACGTGATGAACGGAGTGGTCCCGGGAACCTCCATTGTTATCTTTTCAGCGCTCGCCCTCATCGGCGCTATCTTGAACAGAGAGGCGACCCTTACCCTCTCGCTCATCACGCTGGGAGCTCTACTCGCCTACTACAGGTACAACGCCTACCCCGCGAGAGTTTTCAACGGGGACAGCGGGAGCCTTTTTCTCGGAGCTCTCATCGGAGCACTAGCGGTCGTTGACCACCTCGAGTTCGTAGCCTTGACGCTCCTACTTCCGCACATTCTCAACGGCTTCTTCATCCTGGTGAGTTTCAGGGGGTTCAGGGAGCACCGCGAGGTGAGGAAGAGACCTATCTTAGTCGATAGCGACGGGACCCTGCGCGCGAACAGCGACCCAGAGGCCCCCCTATCCCTGACGCGCCTCATACTAGCCGTGGGAGGCCCCTCGAGCGAGCGGGAGGTGGCTAAAGCCTACGTCGCGATCGAGATCTTCGCAGCGGCCCTAGCTGTTCTCTCGGCTCTTCTCACACCGACGCGGTGA